GTCTCGTTGTCACTCAAGGGTGTCGGCTGAAACGTGGCCGTGGGGATATAATCGTGTCTTGTCTATAAAGTAGCTTTTAGCATAAGTAGCGGTACAATAGAGAACTTACCGTAAAATTTTGACCTAAAAAGAATCGACGAaactttttcctgtttttcttatGCTATTCTCACTTTCCTTCTCTTCaacccgcctctctctctctctgaaccaGCAAACTTGCTAAACTAGACGGTCTGTGGAATCTCTTCCGTGCTGTAGTTTTTCTTAAACTTTTCCCCCCCGACAAGTCAAAGGGCGTGTACCTGGAAGAGTGTGAAGAGAGAGAATAGAGGGATAGGGAAAACGAACGCGCATTTGGGGATGCCAGGACAAGTACTGCAGCTTACAAATGgttgcattttgcttttttaatgatTGGAATGCAGGGTGTAACTTATTTTTGTTGTGCGTGATTTGAATGCAGTTTTCGCCAGTAAAGCTGGTTCGAAttagaaaaaaaggagagaaaaaaatcagattCACAGGACGCAGCTTCgaggagatggggaggggaaatgagagagagagagcgtgtcaACACAGGCTGCAGTGGGTAGGACAGAATAATAACCCTTTCCTGACTATAGAAAACCGTCGCTTCAAATGCCTCACCTTTTTGCCTATAGGCCTAcgtttattttaaaaccactGTTGAGTTATATTGTGCACAACTGCGTCCTTGTCAGCGACAGGCTCCAATGTCGCAGGCTATGGAAAGTTGTCTGATTGCGCCTCGGGTACGTTAAAACAACGTGAGAGTGTCATTTGTGTAGCCGTCAGGCTGCGTGAACGCCAAATGACGAACGCGTACTGGCTCACTGAAACTACGCGTTCGTGTTGCGCAGCCGCCCAGTCCGCCAGGGTGGAATGAGCGTTTTTCAGAAGCAGTCAGGCTTCAGCCGCGCCTTCAGTGTCAACAGGGAGTATTTGTTGAAGACTTGCCCCGACGCAAACTCCATTGTTTCAGTTTGTACGGTGACCGAGGCCgaaggtttaaaaaacattccagcTCGTATTCATAATTCCTGAACGAGTTCTTGACATTCCATGAAAATACAGCATTCATattgttttggatttaaatccatttttaataatttcccCAAAACCTTTAGCAAATATACGTGTACAAACACAACCTCCTGTATAAAGTAACGCGTTCACTTACATATAGTATAAGCATAGCCCTGTTACACAATGAGAAGACATTATAGGCCTGCTGACTGAGTCTATTTTTCACGTTTTGTTGAGAGTAGCCACGTGGTTGCGAACGTTTTCGTTGCTGATTACAGGATGTTTTAAATGCAGGCTTAACAATAGGCTTGATGCATAATTAGACCGTAATAGCAATGATTCAGACctgatttatacatttaaaatgaagagagaagGTGCATGTTAGCCCTGGTGGCTGAGAAACAAGGGCAGAAAGGATGAGAGACCGTGAGACACACGAAGGGAAGGTTTAAAACGAGAACAGCTTTATTATTACACTTCTATATCGGAAGAGGATTAAATAAACCATTTATATGAGttcttattaaaaaatgtactgtatgattACAACCACTTTTGGCCCAAATTTAAGAAATACCACATCATTACAATGGATTTGCTAAGGAGAGCCAAATCACCCTGGCTTCTTATTGGCTGAAGCCCCCATGCTTGCAGGCCAATTTTCCAATCAGCTGCCAGAACTCCGGGAATGTAAGCTCGCCGTCGTTGTTTTCGTCCAATGAACCCATGAGCTGGTCAATTACCCCGGGATCACTGCTGTTCTGCGGACAGTCAACGATGAAAGAGAAAGCAGAAAATGTTCAGCGTGGCAGAAAGAACCGGTTGGGGAAAGAATGCTGAGCACCAGCGACACCTTGTGGCAGTGCGTGGTACCGCACATTCTTTTACATTCCTCATCCTCTCCAGATTAATAGAATCACCCCAAATTCCATTTCATGTCTGAATCTTCTTTCATGGACCAACAAACAGCACTGCTATTCAACAGAATACACTATATATCATAGTCTCTATCTATATACAcagcatattttgtatttgttttttttagtgctgGTTTTCAATTTTTTGCTTTACCTGACACGTTTTACCATGACCTGCTcccatcaaaaataaataaataaataaataaacatacagtacataattGTTGCCACATACACTTAAAGCTTTGGTGGTTTATACAGTCAGGGGCGTTGTTCTCGCTTTTTAACACTCCTCTTCTGTCATGTGCGAGCTAAATAAACGGGATAACAAGGACCAACGCATGGTAGTGAAGCTTCGGTTCTAACCCATACATACATGACCTCAAGGCAGTACGCATGTGACCAGCCACTAGGTTGCCCCCCTTACTCCAGGTCACGGGTGTGAGGGGTAGAGAGGAACGGTGGAC
This region of Anguilla rostrata isolate EN2019 chromosome 8, ASM1855537v3, whole genome shotgun sequence genomic DNA includes:
- the LOC135261890 gene encoding protein S100-A11-like, producing the protein MESAISTLVTHFKTFAGKDGSSSTLSREEFRSLVASQLPTFVKNSSDPGVIDQLMGSLDENNDGELTFPEFWQLIGKLACKHGGFSQ